From Platichthys flesus chromosome 19, fPlaFle2.1, whole genome shotgun sequence:
ATATCGTATGTCTATGACCTGGACACTGATTCTGAATAATAAAagtcacttttgtttttttttgtctcgttttgttctgtgttgttttattccctATGTGATTTGTAAAGCACATTGTGAAGCACACTGCTATACAAAGTTGTAtcgttattttatttattctaactttttgcttaaaaaaatgtaagcatgtcaacaataaaaaaatgtatttagaatatacagtaaaacaaactATCCATCAGTATATACCTTAGTTTAGATTAGCACCACCATTACCAGTAACAATGCTGCTTAAACCTTTTATGATAATCCAATAATATAATGCAGCCTATAAATGACACAAGAATATTACCGAAGTGAATTTGTTTTGCaccaaatcattttatttctgtttctggGGACAGAGATtgaaacattacaaacacatCAAGACAGGTGGGTAAAATGACAGATGTTTACATACAGGTGCAGAGATATAGTATATACACATTTGCAATCACTAAAATATACAGTGTTGCTCCTTTTCTTGCAACAAGCAGAAAGTTTCAGATAttatgaaaacaacaataagatgttcttactttcttttttattttattccaccATGCAAAAACCTGAACCCTACAATCGGACGGTGCTCAATTATTCTAGCATTATTTGCATCATTGTTTTTGATATATACTCTAATTCTCTTTCAATTACTGACAAAATGGAAACGCACACATCTCATGGTGACAGtttaaaaaactttaaactCTGTATCTGGCttattcagtttatttaaacgtaatgaatatttaaaagctACGTAAATTTGATATTTCTCACATAAAGTGTATATGATCATAATGCAATTGGCATTGAATAAATTCTTAGACATAATAGATGCATGCACTATTAGACATAACACAAACATTCGGTGGAATTTACAGTGCTTTCTCACTCTACAGGGGCTTAAGAAGAAATCCACATCAGTACAAGAGCATGCAACAGAACAGACAATAtctacaaatacaaatttaaagcAACTTTAGAGTAACAACAGCAGCTTATTATTGAACATGTCAATGCAAAACAAATGATCTTTTCCATTATTTCGACAAAACACATAAATCATGTGCAGTTTGAGGCTTTTTGTCGCCTTTTCTCTGTCGTTGGTTTTCATTCAactctttgctctctctcttatGCTACATAAGAGAGCTCTCGATCTATTTGTTCAGGTACTTGGCCACAGACTTGTAGGCGAAGAGGATCTCTGAGTCATTTGGGCAGGTGTAGCGAAACACATCCTGTTTGTAGGCGTTTTCCAGGTAACGCGTCAGACCTTTCAGCGCCTTTGGGATGGCAAAATCACGGTACTTCTTACACACCACCTGGAGGAAGAGGGgttgatttaattatttgtgaAAACAGAGGGATTTCGATACATTGCTAGAAGGAACTTTAAATCTTCAAAACCAGGAATGGCTCATAACCTCTTTGAACTAATCTTTACCGTTGAGACATTAAAGGAGATTGTATAAATAATGGGTTTGTTTATACACAAAGCACCGTTGAACTCTGCTCACCTTCACAATGTGGATTTTGGGAAGCAGGTTACAGTCCGCCAAGGTGAGGGAGTCGCCATCCAGATAGAGACGGGTCGACTCGTTGGCATTGGGGTTCTGTTGCAACTCATGAGGAAGAGGCGTCTCCAGGTTCATGTTCAGCTTCACCAGAGTCGCAAGAAATTTCTTCTCTAGTGCTGAAAGAAAGTCAAGTGTAAACATCTCTTgcatatgaaagaaaaaaaaaattacaataaattcAACAAATCCATCTTTGAACTAATGCCCTCACCATCATTTTTTCCAGGATCGGGATTCTTTATATATGCTGAGAATTTTAGGAAGATGTCCTCTCCAGCGCCGTTGGACTCCTTGTATCGACAGCACAATTTTGGGTACCTGTCATTTAGAGAAAAGCAGATAGAATAGTCAATGCGTTTGAAATAACTGAAGAATACCAGATAGACTCCTGTATTTAGCAATCATCAATGTGTTTGAATGAACCGGATGCAGTCCACTCACTCTGGTGGGGCCAACGTCTCCTCCAGGAACTCCTCAATCTTGTTGTTGTCCGTTTTGACCTCGCCGTTGCAGATGAGGAACGGAGGCTGAGAGCCTGGAGCCAGAGCCTTCAGCGCCTCAGGTGTcctggaaacaggaaacaaaccagGTTTAACTCGTCAGCATCCATCAGATAACAACAACCCAACAGAAgccaaaaccaaaaaaaactaCCCTCACGCTTCCTCACGTTAAGAACCACTAACTGATACtttccactttttttgtttagtttcacTTCCTCATTCCCAAGTTCAGGAGGTTAATAAATAATCTTACCCcttaataataatcaatatatagtggatgggatttttttttttgtacaagcagagagagagagtgcacacAACACAGTGTCCAAGTCATGTATTTTACTCACCTCTCTAAAGGAACAAAACAATCACCAAATAAATCGGGCCTGACCTGTCCTTCAAGAACACCCATCATGATGGTTCTCCAGATGGTCAAGACTCTTCAAATCCAAAAACCTAATTCCATGATGACCCAGCCAATTGACCTCTGGCTCTCAAATGTCATTGAACATTTCCTGCCAAATAACTCTGATGGAAATCTGTTCCCAAATCCAACtccaaaaagtaaaataatgtcTATGAGTACATAAATCAAAACTTTCTCACACCCCagcccctgagccacagccagcTGCCACTTGCGGAgctggctgtggctcaggggctGAGGCAGGTTGTTAACTAACCAGAAGATTGATAGTtcaatccctggctcctcccGTCCACATGCCAAAGTGTTGTTG
This genomic window contains:
- the clic3 gene encoding chloride intracellular channel protein 3 isoform X1 — encoded protein: MHVSLHSSLPYVQVELCCHISLPLAHAYPPTAPSRLGTLQTLSPFSDPGVLPKCFAVVAILHHLFFHQASVDAESVGNCPFCQRLFMILWLKGVKFTITTVDMKRTPEALKALAPGSQPPFLICNGEVKTDNNKIEEFLEETLAPPEYPKLCCRYKESNGAGEDIFLKFSAYIKNPDPGKNDALEKKFLATLVKLNMNLETPLPHELQQNPNANESTRLYLDGDSLTLADCNLLPKIHIVKVVCKKYRDFAIPKALKGLTRYLENAYKQDVFRYTCPNDSEILFAYKSVAKYLNK
- the clic3 gene encoding chloride intracellular channel protein 3 isoform X2, with protein sequence MAEAPKIELFVKASVDAESVGNCPFCQRLFMILWLKGVKFTITTVDMKRTPEALKALAPGSQPPFLICNGEVKTDNNKIEEFLEETLAPPEYPKLCCRYKESNGAGEDIFLKFSAYIKNPDPGKNDALEKKFLATLVKLNMNLETPLPHELQQNPNANESTRLYLDGDSLTLADCNLLPKIHIVKVVCKKYRDFAIPKALKGLTRYLENAYKQDVFRYTCPNDSEILFAYKSVAKYLNK